In the Plasmodium gaboni strain SY75 chromosome 13, whole genome shotgun sequence genome, tcaTTTTTACTATTTAAACGagttttatttaatttttcttctttgATAATTCTTTTACTCTCTTTTATAAGTTGTTCctcttttttaatttgttcTTCATCTTCATATTTCGAATATCcatgtaaaaaaaattcttcatctaatttttttttttcttcttccATAATTTCTTGAAAGgtttttgtttttttttcttctgAGGTATTATCTGTGGGTGTCGTTCCTTCTTTGTCTGTTCCTGAGGTTTcattttttcctttatCATTTCCTTCAGAATTATCCTCTGcatttgtattatattcttcattCAATAAACTTTCCATATCCATAACTTTATTACTTTGTAAATCTTTAATATACATTTGTTTAATTTGTTCAATATCTTTTATGCTTAAATCATTTTCGTCACTATCTCCTTCTTGTTGATCATATTTAtctcctttttttttctttccttttttatttgaacCTATTTCTTGTTCATCATCATCTAGTTCACTTTCTTGTTTTTCTTCATCTTGCTTATGTAGGATTTCATAAAagtttatattattataattattgtttaaaatattatggAAGGCATTATATAAGGCCATGCACTCATATTTCCAATTACAGTAATATATgacaaaataatattcatttgttttttcattttttattttaatttttttaaagaatttttctttatccTCTTGTTCCATTTTAAACATATTTGCTAAATCTTCTCTTTGTATTTTGTCAGGAGTATTAAAGAATTTGAATTTATCTCCAAATCGGTGTATAAAGTTGGATATGAGTTTATGGTTTCTTTCTTTTTGGATGTGTGTCATGTTTTTTTCtgtattatttaaaacTGATATATCATGttctttatcattttgATGTGATGaaatgatatttttattttcttttaatgCCTCCTTTTCAAgatattctttatatagtttatttttaaattgttcatgtttaaataaattaattacaaaaaatatgtatgtaAGTAATTCGTGActatatttaaatttttcataggcatatcttttttctacatttataggtatattattacttatatattcaaaattattattaataaaatcTTTGTTTTCTTGTTTAATCTTTTCATATTGTtctttttccttttttatttgttctCTAATTAATGCTTCTTTTTCTTCACTACtaatattactattatctatatccttattatataatatacttttacattttttatttgtgttatatttatttctatttaatatattattccttttattagaatataaaaataaattccCTTTATTATTCCCATCATATATTCTGAAGCACATACtcaaattatttaatagGGAAAAGAGCAAAgtaatttttaatattattttcatgTTTTCCTCATCTTTCCCatttattcaaaatataaattttaatattacaaaatggaaaaaaaaaaaaaatgaaaaaagattaaaaaaaaagaacttcccttaataatattttttttattttatatatttatttatttatttattttaagttgataataattcttttgCGTTTATATTCTCAAAAGGTTAATTTAtaaccaaaaaaaaaaaatttttttttttatcattcCTATTACAcatatgtaaaaataaaaaaaaaaaaaatatatgaaaatataattttatgaaatattggaatttatatacaatttttgacatacataatatatatatgtatatcttttattttgagtatctatttattttattatatattatttaatatttatttaaatataaatatatatatatattatacatatatatatgtaatatcGCATGAAGCTAAGCCTAATATGATAATTccaaataatatatataaaaattttataatattatatattttttttttgatttatttttcatattttaaaatttctcatgttttattaagtttaaaaaaacaaaaatgaaaacatatataaaaacaaataacattaaaatataaaattttaatttttacaaaaaaaaaagaatttatataaatatgtatatatatatatatatatatatatatatatataacatatataaatatagcACATAAAGTcaatataagaatataaatttcgtgaataaaaaaatacattaaagtatatttaaaattttttttgtaattaacttattattaaatattttgaacTATGTTCTTAGATGGtcttaaatatatacatatcTAGTGGACacaaataaaaacaaattatatatattatatatatatgtataatataatttatttgaaatttttaatatattaactTGTTCATTCCttcaaaaaatttttataaaataataatccacttattttatagacaaaaaaaaaaagaaaagaaaattaaaaaaataattaaatgAAAGTATAATTTAACTGGATTCTTCATTCtctataaaaattaaaaaaataataaaaaaaaattatattttttttatatagtttatataaaataaaaggtacaaatatatatatatatatatatatatatatacaattatattttacCATTATCATTTTCAATAAAATTTTCCATTGTAGCATTTGCCAATTCTCTGTCctttgtttttattttttcaaaatcTAAATATCTTAATGAGggtatattatatattaaatattctCTATAATGTTCTAACCTGCAAAAAGAGTAATCataattatgtatatatgataatattatatatatatatatatatatatggacatatgcttattatatatatatattattacttgCACACTGAATTTTCCAATAGGCTCAACCTTATTAAATTCTTAGctttaaataatgatttaAGATCACTTAATTTTTCTAgctataaaaaattaagtAACATgaaaaaacatatatttatattaaatatagggggatatgtattaaaaataaataaattaataaatacataacagttaatttttttttttttttctattgagatatattcatttttatgataagaaaaatatatatatatatatatatatatttgttacCTTATTATTGGTAAGAACTAATGAATTTAAATTTGGTAAATTGTCGAATATGTCTCCATCAATTCTGGCTATTTTATTGTTGcataatattaatgtttttaatttttttaaatatggaatattatttaatttgattatttcattatcaCTTAAGTCTATACATTCAAAATAATCTTTTGTTATACTTAAGTTTTCAATAACACTAATTTTATTACCTaatagaataaaaatatatgtgcacaatatgaagaatataaataaataaatatataaataaataaatacatatatatatatatatatatatatatatatatataatatttgtgtgtaatgttttattttattattattatattttttagGAGCCTATTATATAACACAATTTCCTTTATTAATTAAgtatatatacacacaatatatttacatatatataatatatattttatataatttacatatttatttatgtttaaCCTCTTAAAGATATAGTATTTTCAAGAACTGGATTTCTCGATTGTTCTGCTTCATTTATCATATCAATTGTTATCCTCATATTTACTTTCctaattatattaataatatcatttaaaGAAATCAATATGAAGTTATATTACTTCtcaaattaaatattactatattattaaaaattgttcttgtattatatatacatttataaatataaaaaaaaaaaaaaaaaaaagagaaaagatgtaaataaacatatatatttatatatacatatattatacaataatatttcaaagatattaatgtttattatgaaaataaatgtttaattaatcatattcatcaaaaaaagaataattaatataatgaatCTGACACATTTTCagcatttttttttttttttttttttttttataataatgtttcaattataaaataagaaatatgataagggataaattaaaaaaaaaaaaaaaattgaatttatgaaatattatgaaaatatcAAATAAGATTAATGtatgatataatatgaaaatacgaaatatcaaaaatatgaaagatatataaataggtcatttatataaaatatacaataaCGTTAGTTCTTCAAAATATTGagaacatatattatatatatatatatatatatattatgtatatattatatatattttgttataaaacatattatatgatattatttaaaataatggaataaaagaataatacctttattaattttatatataattaaatgtAAGTATACTTTTTTGTAgtataaaaattatataataatttattaacatatataaatgtacATTAAACAACACTCACTgtacataatatattattcaaagTTAATTATAGAAACCTCTCTTCGgtatatgtaaatatatacaatatattgtaaaagattttttttttttttttttttttgtgtactttgattaaaaaaagaaaaggaaaaataagaacagatataaatataattttaaataataacacaaatgtattatatatattatttatatatatttatggaaataattattattctttatttttaagaatcctataaataaaaattacTTATTTTATTGCGACAAaattttacaaaataagtttttttttttttttttttttttttttttttaaatattatccttttattaaaatgtttttttttttttaagtacatattaaaataaaataacattaattatattaaatatatttgtataaggataatgttttttaaattcacaatataaaaacatataagaaaattttattatttaaatttttttttttttaaatttatatataaaagattaTAATATGCCTATTGTTTAATGTCATTAAGAATTTTgaacagaaaaaaaaatgaggGCCGGTAGTTCAGTTGGATAGAATGCCCGACTACGGATCGGGAGGTCGTGGGTTCGACTCCTGCCCGGCCTAATTTTTTCGTTTCCTTTGagaaggaaaaaaaatatatgaaatttttaaaaaaaatgtttgttttagtttttttttttttttttttttattaatatattatattattagatattataagaataacattttctatatattactacttatagaaatatatatatataatgaaataaaataatgaagaaaaaaaaaatgttaaattcattaataagttaatagatatattattatatatatatatatttttaatgaaataaaaaaagaattgcccttatctatataatttaataatatatatctttatattttaatatggaaatatttatttattattttatcttttatgaatattgttttaaatatatgaattcATTTTAAAGTAATtagaatataaaatatatattattattccactctgtaatataaatatattttaatagTGTCATATGATTTCTTATTATAcatagaatatataaattggtatatatatatatatattttttttttttttttccttacattttaaaaaatcacatataataatttaatttatttccaataaattaaattatgtatttttGAAAGGTATAgatattaaatatattgtatatattatatattatattataagaGTTCTTTTCCTCCTATTAATTTATTGAGCCCAGAGGGATTCGAACCCCCAGCCTTCTGATCTGGAGTCAGACGCGCTACCGTTGCGCCATAGGCccaatattatttataccTTGTAATTCTTTCCTGTTCAattttagaaaaaaaaaaaaaatacatatattatatatatatatatacataactatatataaattgatactattttttgtttttcgattttataagtataaaattaaaaaaataaatttattatattcagttcatatattaatttacttttatattttctaattATACATATGGAAAATgcgaaaaaaaaaaaaaaattatatatatgaaaaattaattttattttttgaaaaaataaacattttataaataaaatatagtaaaattcagatattttaaaataatataaaaatatatacttatatttttttaaataaaatatacgaaatattttgttcaaatatataaatatatatatgtatattatatagatatgtttttatccatattaaattttaatcaaattatatttttaaacTTATTCTAATTAGCACCAGTGGCGTAATTGGATAGCGCAATGCCTTCCTAAGGCAAAGGTTATGGGTTCGAGTCCCATCTGGTGTATATTTACGAAATTTTCAATTAATTATAcataaagaataaaaataataatattattctataatatatagaaagtatataaaagaaattcattttttaagttggcattttataaaaaatgtttaatatatatataaaaaattgaaaaaagtaataattttaatattataaatatgaaatattttattgtaatataatttaagaatatacatatataatatatatatatatatattaataaaaataaataattattatttataataaataaatatatgatttataatatcatattttacttaaatttttttttatttcttttatgGAATTAATCAAAGttaatttttcttatgCTCAAATAggttattttttaatatataaataagcACAAAATGTTCTCTTACTATTAGAAATTTAACAAATTACTTAACA is a window encoding:
- a CDS encoding hypothetical protein (conserved Plasmodium protein, unknown function), whose protein sequence is MKIILKITLLFSLLNNLSMCFRIYDGNNKGNLFLYSNKRNNILNRNKYNTNKKCKSILYNKDIDNSNISSEEKEALIREQIKKEKEQYEKIKQENKDFINNNFEYISNNIPINVEKRYAYEKFKYSHELLTYIFFVINLFKHEQFKNKLYKEYLEKEALKENKNIISSHQNDKEHDISVLNNTEKNMTHIQKERNHKLISNFIHRFGDKFKFFNTPDKIQREDLANMFKMEQEDKEKFFKKIKIKNEKTNEYYFVIYYCNWKYECMALYNAFHNILNNNYNNINFYEILHKQDEEKQESELDDDEQEIGSNKKGKKKKGDKYDQQEGDSDENDLSIKDIEQIKQMYIKDLQSNKVMDMESLLNEEYNTNAEDNSEGNDKGKNETSGTDKEGTTPTDNTSEEKKTKTFQEIMEEEKKKLDEEFFLHGYSKYEDEEQIKKEEQLIKESKRIIKEEKLNKTRLNSKNDFNNILNDFYIYMDNYKRYYNYSNNDDNSDIINQNTNKDTEIDDQTKKKDQTKSKKKKNNHNDINVGDINISNSNHDINNQNVDDVNNNKTKVNINVIFVRISNSTVIGKTKNIKKKIKKKWIYSHEKEIKFYELILSLMLNENIYYKNIPHMDIFSLTYNKQNLFEFFNSIQTNLKHSFIHKNNVYDIYNHIHGGALDIYNFNIYDKSTYQNGVQNDDMNIQNDDVNIQNDDMNIQNDDVNIQNDDVNIQNDDVNIQNDDVVLEELDINDEIHDMENYGVIYDKLEEDTNENDLNNNQENMYNNNMDDTVDTNPINIKKHNKKKKSKYETLFKQKYINVLVNNIRNKISIEKISSISNVDNYSNYTVDTFKHISLNNIFKKNSTHEHFKIDKNYVYYLNHKIPKDIFPFILQLSLAFKYEHTHILINAPKKVEFIYRNV
- a CDS encoding putative U2 small nuclear ribonucleoprotein A', which codes for MRITIDMINEAEQSRNPVLENTISLRGNKISVIENLSITKDYFECIDLSDNEIIKLNNIPYLKKLKTLILCNNKIARIDGDIFDNLPNLNSLVLTNNKLEKLSDLKSLFKAKNLIRLSLLENSVCKLEHYREYLIYNIPSLRYLDFEKIKTKDRELANATMENFIENDNENEESS